One window of the Streptomyces sp. NBC_00259 genome contains the following:
- a CDS encoding metal-dependent hydrolase produces the protein MMGPAHSLSGAAAWLGVGAAAAAAGHAMPWPVLVVGALICAGAALAPDLDHKAATISRAFGPVSRGLCEIVDKLSYAVYKATKKPGDKRRTGGHRTLTHTWLWAVLIGGGTSALAMAGGRWAVLAILFVHLVLAVEGLLWRAARVSSDVLVWLLGATSAWILAGVLDKPGSGADWLFTGPGQEYLWLGLPVVLGALVHDIGDALTVSGCPILWPIPVGNKRWYALGPPKAMRFRAGSWVELKVLMPAFMLLGGVGGAAALNFI, from the coding sequence ATGATGGGACCGGCGCACTCCCTTTCCGGGGCGGCGGCCTGGCTGGGGGTGGGAGCGGCGGCGGCCGCCGCGGGCCACGCGATGCCGTGGCCCGTTCTCGTGGTCGGCGCGCTGATCTGCGCGGGCGCGGCGCTCGCGCCGGATCTCGATCACAAGGCGGCGACGATATCCCGGGCCTTCGGGCCGGTCTCGCGGGGCCTGTGCGAGATCGTCGACAAGCTCTCGTACGCCGTCTACAAGGCCACGAAGAAGCCGGGCGATAAACGCAGGACCGGCGGCCACCGCACGCTCACCCACACCTGGCTGTGGGCCGTGCTGATCGGCGGCGGTACGTCCGCGCTGGCCATGGCCGGCGGGCGGTGGGCCGTCCTCGCGATCCTCTTCGTGCACCTCGTGCTCGCGGTCGAGGGCCTGCTGTGGCGCGCCGCGCGGGTGTCCAGCGATGTCCTCGTGTGGCTGCTCGGGGCGACCAGCGCCTGGATTCTGGCCGGTGTCCTGGACAAACCGGGCAGCGGCGCGGACTGGCTCTTCACCGGACCCGGCCAGGAGTACCTCTGGCTCGGCCTCCCGGTCGTCCTCGGTGCCCTGGTGCACGACATCGGCGACGCCCTCACCGTGTCGGGCTGCCCGATCCTCTGGCCGATCCCGGTCGGCAACAAGCGCTGGTATGCGCTCGGGCCGCCGAAGGCCATGCGCTTCCGGGCCGGCAGCTGGGTGGAGCTGAAGGTGCTGATGCCGGCGTTCATGCTGCTCGGGGGAGTGGGCGGCGCGGCGGCGCTCAACTTCATCTAG
- a CDS encoding acyl-CoA dehydrogenase family protein: MTEFALDLNDDQKQVRDWLHGFAKDVIRPAAAEWDEREETPWPVIQEAAKVGIYSLDFYAQQFFDPTGLGIPVAMEELFWGDAGIALSIVGTGLAAVGVLANGTEEQIGTWIPQMYGDVDDVKVAAFCSSEPDAGSDVGAMRTRAVYDEAKDEWVLNGTKTWATNGGIANVHVVVAVVDSELGSKGHASFIVPPNTPGLSQGQKFKKHGIRASHTAEVVLENVRVPGSCLLGGKEKLDERLARARERAAGAGGVGVPPAEGRGRVKNAAMATFEASRPAVGAMAVGTARAAYDYALEYAKEREQFGRPIIDNQGVAFQLADMRTQIDAARLLVWRASWMAVSGKPFTAAEGSMSKLFASEVAKKVTAQAVQILGGNGFTREYPVERMHRDAAIYTIFEGTSEIQRLVIARTLSGMPIR; this comes from the coding sequence ATGACCGAGTTCGCGCTCGATCTCAACGACGACCAGAAGCAGGTCCGTGACTGGCTGCACGGTTTCGCCAAGGACGTGATCCGCCCGGCCGCCGCGGAGTGGGACGAGCGTGAGGAGACACCCTGGCCGGTCATCCAGGAGGCCGCCAAGGTGGGCATCTACTCCCTCGACTTCTATGCCCAGCAGTTCTTCGACCCCACCGGACTCGGCATCCCGGTGGCGATGGAGGAGCTCTTCTGGGGCGACGCCGGAATCGCGCTGTCCATCGTCGGCACCGGCCTGGCCGCCGTCGGCGTCCTCGCCAACGGTACCGAGGAGCAGATCGGCACCTGGATCCCGCAGATGTACGGCGATGTCGACGACGTGAAGGTCGCCGCCTTCTGCTCCTCCGAGCCCGACGCCGGCTCCGACGTCGGCGCGATGCGTACCCGGGCCGTCTACGACGAGGCAAAGGACGAATGGGTCCTCAACGGTACGAAGACCTGGGCGACCAACGGCGGTATCGCCAACGTCCATGTCGTCGTCGCCGTCGTCGACTCCGAGCTGGGCAGCAAGGGCCACGCCTCCTTCATCGTCCCGCCGAACACCCCGGGGCTCTCCCAGGGGCAGAAGTTCAAGAAGCACGGCATCCGCGCGTCCCACACCGCCGAGGTCGTCCTGGAGAACGTCCGCGTCCCCGGCTCGTGCCTCCTCGGCGGCAAGGAGAAGCTCGACGAGCGCCTCGCCCGCGCCCGCGAGCGGGCCGCCGGCGCGGGCGGCGTGGGGGTCCCCCCGGCCGAAGGCCGGGGGAGGGTGAAGAACGCGGCCATGGCGACCTTCGAGGCGTCCCGTCCCGCGGTGGGCGCGATGGCCGTCGGCACCGCCAGGGCCGCGTACGACTACGCGCTCGAGTACGCCAAGGAGCGCGAGCAGTTCGGCCGCCCGATCATCGACAACCAGGGTGTGGCCTTCCAACTCGCCGACATGCGCACCCAGATCGACGCGGCCCGGCTCCTGGTCTGGCGCGCCTCCTGGATGGCCGTGAGCGGCAAGCCGTTCACCGCCGCCGAGGGCTCGATGTCCAAGCTCTTCGCCAGCGAGGTCGCCAAGAAGGTCACCGCGCAGGCCGTGCAGATCCTCGGCGGCAACGGGTTCACCCGTGAGTACCCCGTCGAGCGCATGCACCGTGACGCCGCGATCTACACGATCTTCGAGGGCACGAGCGAGATCCAGCGGCTGGTGATCGCCCGTACGCTCTCGGGCATGCCGATCCGCTGA
- a CDS encoding LppU/SCO3897 family protein, with amino-acid sequence MSAPTPPAAPQDPQFPQGQPIPGAAPAPAPKSKLKKFLGVVVLIVVAVVVKLGIGYVFDSPVRAEAGDCVRVTGEENNPEVETKKCDDKDANYKVVKVVENTFDVDACTVGEAALAQQWDADKFVLCLDPVKK; translated from the coding sequence ATGAGCGCTCCCACGCCCCCCGCTGCCCCGCAGGACCCGCAGTTCCCGCAGGGCCAGCCCATACCCGGCGCGGCCCCCGCGCCCGCCCCGAAGAGCAAGCTGAAGAAGTTCCTCGGCGTGGTCGTCCTCATTGTCGTCGCCGTGGTGGTGAAGCTCGGCATCGGCTACGTCTTCGACTCCCCGGTGCGCGCCGAGGCCGGCGACTGCGTCCGGGTCACCGGCGAGGAGAACAACCCCGAGGTCGAGACCAAGAAGTGTGACGACAAGGACGCCAACTACAAGGTCGTCAAGGTCGTCGAGAACACCTTCGACGTCGACGCCTGCACCGTCGGCGAGGCCGCCCTCGCGCAGCAGTGGGACGCGGACAAGTTCGTCCTCTGCCTGGACCCCGTCAAGAAGTAG
- a CDS encoding glutathione peroxidase codes for MSVYDIPLRTLTGEEASLADHRGKAVLVVNVASRCGLTPQYAGLEALQKTYGDRGFTVLGVPCNQFAGQEPGSAEEISTFCSATYGVTFPLLEKAEVNGDHRHPLYTELTRFADADGEAGDIRWNFEKFLISAEGDVVARFRPRVEPEAPEVVTAIEALLSA; via the coding sequence ATGTCCGTATATGACATCCCGTTGCGCACCCTGACCGGCGAGGAGGCGTCACTCGCCGATCACCGCGGCAAGGCCGTGCTCGTGGTGAACGTGGCGTCCCGGTGCGGTCTCACGCCGCAGTACGCGGGCCTGGAGGCGCTGCAGAAGACGTACGGCGACCGGGGCTTCACCGTCCTCGGGGTGCCCTGCAACCAGTTTGCCGGACAGGAGCCCGGCAGCGCCGAGGAGATCTCCACCTTCTGCTCGGCGACGTACGGCGTGACCTTCCCGCTCCTGGAGAAGGCCGAGGTGAACGGCGACCACCGGCACCCGCTCTACACCGAGTTGACCCGTTTCGCGGACGCCGACGGGGAAGCCGGGGACATCCGGTGGAACTTCGAGAAGTTCCTGATCTCCGCCGAGGGTGATGTGGTGGCCCGGTTCCGGCCGCGCGTGGAACCGGAGGCTCCGGAGGTCGTCACGGCGATCGAGGCGCTGCTCTCCGCCTGA
- a CDS encoding ABC transporter ATP-binding protein produces the protein MIGVAPPDYDPAAPRTATTLPVGTPATVRSYVHELMRRHRRAFALLIGVNTVAVVASMAGPWLLGSLVERAADGARELHLERTAALFALALVVQAVFVRLVRLRGAVLGERMLADLREDFLVRSVGLPPGVLERAGTGDLLSRITTDIDRLANAMREAVPQLTIGVFWVVLLLGGLTVTAPPLAPAVLVALPVLVLGCRWYFRRAPSAYRSEAAGYAAVAAVLAETVDAGRTVEAHRLGARRVALSDRRIKEWTAWERYTLWLRSVLFPVINITHATVLGSVLMIGGVFVLQGWISIGQLTTGALIAQMMVDPVNLILRWYDELQVAQVSLARLVGVREIEPDAGDAEVRPDGRAVRADEVRFGYREGVDVLHRVSMDVPPGTRLALVGPSGAGKSTLGRLLAGIYAPRTGRVTLGAAELSRMPAERVREHVALVNQEHHVFVGSLRDNLLLARAGAEDAELWAALGAVDAEDWAQGLDDGLDTEVGSGGLSLTPAQAQQIALARLVLADPHTLVLDEATSLLDPRAARHLERSLARVLDGRTVVAIAHRLHTAHDADVIAVVENGRITELGSHTDLVAADGAYAALWRSWHG, from the coding sequence ATGATCGGCGTGGCGCCACCGGACTACGATCCGGCGGCCCCCCGGACGGCGACCACCCTGCCGGTGGGCACGCCCGCGACCGTACGGTCGTACGTCCACGAACTCATGCGGCGGCACCGCCGCGCCTTCGCGCTGCTCATCGGCGTCAACACGGTGGCCGTCGTCGCCTCGATGGCCGGGCCGTGGCTGCTCGGCTCGCTGGTGGAGCGCGCGGCGGACGGGGCGCGCGAGCTCCATCTGGAGCGCACCGCCGCGCTGTTCGCGCTCGCGCTCGTGGTCCAGGCCGTGTTCGTGCGACTGGTGCGGCTGCGCGGCGCGGTGCTCGGTGAGCGCATGCTGGCGGATCTGCGCGAGGACTTCCTCGTACGGTCCGTGGGACTGCCGCCGGGGGTGCTGGAACGGGCGGGTACGGGCGATCTGCTGTCCCGGATCACCACCGACATCGACCGCCTGGCGAACGCGATGCGCGAGGCCGTCCCGCAGCTGACGATCGGTGTGTTCTGGGTCGTGCTGCTGCTCGGCGGCCTCACGGTGACCGCGCCGCCGCTGGCTCCCGCGGTGCTGGTGGCACTGCCGGTGCTGGTGCTCGGCTGCCGCTGGTACTTCAGGCGTGCTCCGTCGGCGTACCGCTCGGAGGCCGCCGGCTACGCGGCGGTGGCGGCCGTACTCGCGGAGACGGTCGACGCGGGGCGCACCGTCGAGGCACACCGGCTCGGGGCGCGGCGCGTGGCGCTCTCGGACCGGCGGATCAAGGAGTGGACGGCGTGGGAGCGGTACACGCTGTGGCTGCGGTCCGTGCTCTTCCCGGTCATCAACATCACCCATGCGACCGTGCTCGGATCGGTGCTGATGATCGGCGGCGTGTTCGTTCTGCAGGGCTGGATCAGCATCGGGCAACTGACCACCGGCGCGCTGATCGCCCAGATGATGGTCGACCCGGTGAACCTGATCCTGCGCTGGTACGACGAGCTCCAGGTGGCGCAGGTGTCGCTGGCCCGACTGGTGGGCGTACGGGAGATCGAGCCGGACGCGGGCGACGCCGAGGTGCGGCCCGACGGCCGCGCGGTCCGCGCGGACGAGGTGCGCTTCGGATACCGCGAGGGCGTCGACGTGCTCCACCGGGTCTCGATGGACGTGCCGCCCGGGACCCGGCTGGCGCTGGTCGGCCCGTCCGGCGCGGGCAAGTCCACGCTCGGCCGGCTGCTCGCGGGCATCTACGCCCCGCGCACCGGCCGGGTCACGCTCGGCGCCGCCGAGCTGTCCCGGATGCCGGCGGAGCGGGTACGGGAGCATGTGGCGCTGGTCAACCAGGAGCACCACGTGTTCGTCGGCTCCCTGCGCGACAATCTGCTGCTCGCACGGGCGGGGGCCGAGGACGCGGAGCTGTGGGCGGCCCTCGGCGCGGTCGACGCGGAGGACTGGGCTCAGGGCCTGGACGACGGACTCGACACCGAGGTCGGCTCCGGCGGTCTGTCGCTGACCCCGGCCCAGGCCCAGCAGATCGCGCTCGCCCGGCTGGTCCTCGCGGACCCGCACACCCTGGTCCTGGACGAGGCGACGTCACTGCTGGACCCGCGGGCGGCCCGCCATCTGGAGCGGTCCCTGGCCCGGGTCCTCGACGGCCGTACGGTCGTGGCGATCGCCCATCGGCTGCACACGGCGCACGACGCGGACGTCATCGCGGTCGTCGAGAACGGCCGGATCACCGAACTGGGCAGCCACACCGACCTGGTGGCGGCGGACGGGGCGTACGCGGCGCTGTGGCGGTCCTGGCACGGGTGA
- a CDS encoding ABC transporter ATP-binding protein, which produces MQIRDLPYPDPGEPDVRSGLRFLIWLGRGQLGGQFKALAWGMVHFVSVMALPYGVGFAVQAVVDRSGTGLALAGGLIAVAAIGIAGGDTMLHRTAVTNWITAAARTQQLLARRTAELGSALTRRVAAGEVVAVSTGDVEKIGWFVEAVSRFLAAALTIVVVCAALLVYQPALGVLVAIGVPVLALGVLPLLPRATRLADVQRDKAGKATELASDTVAGLRVLRGIGGEELFLTRYRRASQEVRKAAVRSARMWSVITALQVLLPGLLLIAVVWHGIGLVGNGRIEIGELVTVYSAVMLLTYPLRHFEEIAMAYSFSRPSARRAARVLALKRATGGAEGTSDATPSGDLYDPATGLLAPAGELTAVVCGDPDAAGRLAERLGGHPAEPEGQPSVLLGGVALDELPLDAARAAVLVQDKDPVLLSGTLAELLDVPASGAVAADAALTAAECGDVLDALAQASLDGDAWSATVTERGRSLSGGQRQRLALARSLVADPEVLVLDEPTSAVDSHTEARIAGGVRALRSGRTTVVFTSSPLLLDRADRVVLVHDDTVAAVGAHRELLHSEPRYRAVVTRETEDEQLALNGSKHRNGSGGGALEAVEATRTTDVGIDIDIDIDIEETA; this is translated from the coding sequence ATGCAGATTCGCGATCTTCCTTATCCCGATCCCGGTGAGCCGGACGTCCGGTCGGGACTCCGGTTCCTCATCTGGCTCGGGCGGGGCCAGCTCGGCGGCCAGTTCAAAGCGCTCGCCTGGGGCATGGTGCACTTCGTCTCCGTGATGGCCCTGCCGTACGGCGTCGGGTTCGCCGTCCAGGCCGTCGTGGACCGCTCCGGCACCGGCCTCGCCCTGGCGGGCGGCCTGATCGCCGTCGCCGCGATCGGCATCGCCGGCGGCGACACGATGCTGCACCGTACGGCCGTCACCAACTGGATCACCGCCGCGGCGCGCACCCAGCAGCTGCTGGCGCGCAGGACCGCCGAGTTGGGCTCCGCCCTCACCAGACGCGTCGCCGCCGGTGAGGTCGTCGCGGTCTCCACGGGCGATGTCGAGAAGATCGGCTGGTTCGTCGAAGCCGTCTCACGGTTCCTCGCGGCGGCCCTGACGATCGTCGTGGTCTGTGCGGCGCTGCTGGTGTACCAGCCGGCGCTCGGCGTCCTCGTCGCGATCGGGGTCCCGGTCCTGGCGCTCGGCGTACTGCCCCTGCTGCCGCGGGCCACCCGGCTGGCCGACGTCCAGCGTGACAAGGCGGGCAAGGCCACCGAGCTGGCCTCCGACACCGTCGCGGGACTGCGGGTGCTGCGCGGCATCGGCGGCGAGGAGCTGTTCCTCACGCGATACCGGCGCGCCTCGCAGGAGGTCCGCAAGGCCGCGGTCCGCAGTGCCCGGATGTGGTCGGTCATCACGGCGTTGCAGGTGCTGCTGCCGGGCCTGTTGCTGATCGCCGTCGTCTGGCACGGCATCGGGCTGGTCGGCAACGGCCGGATCGAGATCGGTGAACTCGTCACCGTGTACAGCGCGGTGATGCTGCTGACCTATCCCCTGCGGCATTTCGAGGAGATCGCGATGGCCTACTCGTTCTCCCGTCCCTCGGCGCGGCGTGCGGCCAGGGTGCTCGCGCTGAAGCGTGCGACGGGCGGTGCCGAAGGCACGTCCGACGCGACCCCCTCGGGTGACCTGTACGACCCGGCCACCGGGCTGCTCGCCCCGGCCGGGGAACTGACCGCCGTCGTGTGCGGCGACCCGGACGCGGCGGGACGCCTGGCGGAACGGCTGGGCGGACACCCCGCGGAGCCGGAGGGGCAGCCGTCCGTGCTGCTCGGCGGGGTGGCGCTGGACGAGCTGCCGCTGGACGCCGCCAGGGCCGCGGTGCTGGTGCAGGACAAGGACCCGGTGCTCCTTTCCGGAACGCTCGCCGAGCTGCTGGACGTGCCCGCGTCGGGCGCGGTGGCGGCGGACGCGGCGCTGACAGCGGCGGAGTGCGGCGACGTCCTCGACGCGCTGGCCCAGGCCTCGCTGGACGGGGACGCGTGGAGCGCCACCGTCACCGAGCGCGGCCGCTCGCTCTCCGGTGGCCAGCGGCAGCGACTGGCCCTGGCCCGTTCACTGGTGGCTGACCCCGAGGTGCTCGTGCTCGACGAGCCGACCTCGGCCGTCGACTCGCACACGGAGGCACGGATCGCGGGCGGTGTGCGGGCGCTGCGGTCAGGACGTACGACCGTGGTGTTCACCTCGTCGCCCCTGCTGCTCGACCGGGCCGACCGGGTCGTGCTCGTCCACGACGACACCGTCGCGGCGGTCGGGGCCCACCGCGAACTGCTGCACTCGGAACCGCGGTACCGGGCGGTGGTGACCCGTGAGACGGAGGACGAGCAGCTCGCCCTCAACGGCAGCAAGCACAGGAACGGCAGCGGCGGTGGCGCGCTGGAGGCCGTCGAAGCGACCCGGACGACCGACGTCGGCATCGACATCGACATCGACATCGACATCGAGGAGACGGCATGA
- a CDS encoding TMEM175 family protein yields the protein MSAARRERGAEDAGTVVSPERLLTFGDAVFAIAITLLALDINVPDGLPDADLGGALNDALADVSAFLLSFVVIGALWLAQYAVLSRIVRIDMCLLYLYLALLALIAGLPFPTRLISEYGDTALATAVYAGAIALASGLITAMSLRILLRPTLVEPGVPRASLSHSVREGLVMVVVFAVSIPLTLVSARVAQLWWLAAVPLRVWLGRWPGAARPSA from the coding sequence GTGAGCGCAGCGAGACGTGAGCGGGGAGCCGAAGACGCCGGTACGGTCGTCAGCCCGGAGCGGCTGCTCACGTTCGGGGACGCGGTCTTCGCCATCGCGATCACGCTGCTGGCCCTCGACATCAACGTGCCGGACGGTCTGCCCGACGCGGACCTCGGCGGCGCGCTCAACGACGCCCTCGCCGACGTGAGCGCGTTCCTGCTGAGCTTCGTCGTCATCGGTGCCCTGTGGCTGGCCCAGTACGCGGTGCTCTCCAGGATCGTCCGGATCGACATGTGTCTTCTGTACCTGTACCTGGCGCTGCTGGCCCTGATCGCAGGGCTGCCGTTCCCGACCCGCCTGATCAGTGAGTACGGGGACACCGCGCTGGCGACCGCGGTCTACGCGGGAGCGATCGCCCTCGCCTCGGGGCTGATCACCGCGATGTCGCTGCGGATCCTCCTCAGGCCGACCCTGGTCGAGCCGGGTGTTCCGCGCGCGAGCCTGAGCCACTCCGTCCGGGAGGGCCTGGTCATGGTCGTCGTTTTCGCCGTGTCCATCCCGCTCACCCTCGTCTCGGCGAGGGTCGCCCAGCTCTGGTGGCTGGCCGCCGTTCCGCTCCGCGTCTGGCTCGGCCGCTGGCCCGGGGCCGCCCGGCCCTCGGCCTGA
- a CDS encoding DEAD/DEAH box helicase: protein MTLIDQLPPAADPDALFEAFSSWAEDRGISLYPAQEEALIEVVSGANVILSTPTGSGKSLVAAGAHFAALARDEVTFYTAPIKALVSEKFFDLCKLFGTENVGMLTGDASVNADAPVICCTAEVLASIALRDGRNADIGQVVMDEFHFYAEPDRGWAWQIPLLELPQAQFVLMSATLGDVSMFEKDLTRRTGRDTAVVRSATRPVPLSYEYRTTPITETLTELLETRQAPVYIVHFTQAQAVERAQSLMSINMCTREEKDRIAELIGNFRFTTKFGRNLSRYVRHGIGVHHAGMLPKYRRLVEKLAQAGLLKVICGTDTLGVGVNVPIRTVLFTALTKYDGSRVRTLRSREFHQIAGRAGRAGFDTAGFVVAQAPEHVIENEKALAKAGDDPKKKRKVVRKKAPEGFVAWSQNSFEKLIGSDPEPLTSRFRVTHAMLLSVIARPGNAFDAMRKLLEDNHEPRKQQLRHIRRAIAIYRSLLDGGIVERLDTPDAQGRIVRLTVDFQQDFALNQALSTFALAAFDLLDPESPSYALDMVSVVESTLDDPRQILAAQQNKARGEAVGAMKADGVEYEERMERLQDISYPKPLEELLWHAYNLYRKSHPWVGDHPVSPKSVIRDMYERALSFTEFTSFYELARTEGIVLRYLASAYKALDHTIPDDLKSEDLQDLIAWLGEMVRQVDSSLLDEWEQLANPEVETAEEAQEKADQVKPVTANARAFRVLVRNAMFRRVELAALDQVAELGALDAESGWDEDAWGEAMDAYWDEYDDLGTGPDARGPKLLSIEEDPGHGLWRVRQTFADPNGDHDWGISAEVDLAASDEEGLAVVRVTSVGQL, encoded by the coding sequence GTGACCCTTATCGATCAGCTGCCGCCTGCCGCCGACCCCGATGCCCTCTTCGAAGCCTTCTCGTCGTGGGCCGAGGACCGGGGCATCTCGCTCTACCCGGCCCAGGAGGAGGCGCTGATCGAGGTGGTCTCCGGGGCCAACGTGATCCTCTCCACACCCACCGGCTCGGGAAAGAGCCTGGTCGCGGCCGGTGCGCACTTCGCGGCGCTGGCCCGTGACGAGGTCACCTTCTACACGGCGCCGATCAAGGCGCTCGTCTCGGAGAAGTTCTTCGACCTCTGCAAGCTCTTCGGCACGGAGAACGTCGGCATGCTCACCGGCGACGCGTCCGTGAACGCGGACGCACCGGTCATCTGCTGCACCGCCGAGGTTCTTGCCTCCATCGCGCTGCGCGACGGCAGGAACGCCGACATCGGCCAGGTCGTCATGGACGAGTTCCACTTCTACGCGGAGCCGGACCGCGGCTGGGCCTGGCAGATCCCTCTTCTGGAGCTTCCCCAGGCGCAGTTCGTGCTGATGTCGGCGACGCTCGGCGACGTCTCGATGTTCGAGAAGGACCTGACCCGGCGCACCGGCCGCGACACCGCCGTCGTCCGGTCCGCCACCCGCCCGGTGCCGCTCTCCTACGAGTACCGCACGACGCCCATCACCGAGACGCTGACCGAGCTGCTGGAGACCAGGCAGGCGCCGGTCTACATCGTGCACTTCACCCAGGCGCAGGCGGTCGAGCGCGCGCAGTCGCTGATGAGCATCAACATGTGCACCCGCGAGGAGAAGGACCGGATCGCCGAGCTGATCGGCAACTTCCGCTTCACCACCAAGTTCGGCCGGAACCTCTCCCGGTACGTGCGCCACGGCATCGGCGTCCATCACGCCGGCATGCTGCCGAAGTACCGCCGCCTGGTCGAGAAGCTCGCCCAGGCCGGTCTGCTGAAGGTGATCTGCGGTACGGACACGCTCGGCGTCGGCGTCAACGTGCCCATTCGCACGGTGCTGTTCACCGCGCTCACCAAGTACGACGGCAGTCGGGTGCGGACGCTCCGTTCGCGCGAGTTCCACCAGATCGCGGGCCGGGCCGGCCGGGCCGGGTTCGACACCGCCGGGTTCGTCGTCGCCCAGGCGCCCGAGCATGTCATCGAGAACGAGAAGGCCCTCGCCAAGGCCGGCGACGACCCGAAGAAGAAGCGCAAGGTGGTCCGCAAGAAGGCCCCCGAAGGCTTCGTCGCGTGGTCCCAGAACTCCTTCGAGAAGCTCATCGGTTCCGATCCCGAGCCGCTGACCTCCCGCTTCAGGGTCACCCACGCCATGCTGCTGTCGGTGATCGCCCGCCCGGGCAACGCCTTCGACGCGATGCGCAAGCTGCTGGAGGACAACCACGAGCCGCGCAAGCAGCAGCTGCGCCACATCCGCCGGGCCATCGCGATCTACCGCTCGCTCCTCGACGGCGGAATCGTGGAGCGCCTCGACACACCCGACGCCCAGGGCCGGATCGTCCGGCTCACCGTCGACTTCCAGCAGGACTTCGCCCTGAACCAGGCGCTGTCCACGTTCGCGCTCGCCGCCTTCGACCTGCTGGATCCCGAATCGCCGTCGTACGCCCTCGACATGGTGTCCGTCGTCGAGTCCACGCTGGACGATCCCCGCCAGATCCTCGCGGCCCAGCAGAACAAGGCCCGCGGCGAGGCGGTCGGGGCGATGAAGGCCGACGGTGTCGAGTACGAGGAGCGGATGGAGCGGCTCCAGGACATCTCGTACCCGAAGCCGCTCGAAGAGCTGCTGTGGCACGCGTACAACCTCTACCGGAAGTCCCATCCGTGGGTCGGCGACCACCCGGTCTCGCCGAAGTCGGTCATCCGGGACATGTACGAACGGGCCCTGTCCTTCACCGAGTTCACGTCGTTCTACGAGCTGGCGCGCACCGAGGGCATCGTGCTCCGCTATCTCGCGAGCGCGTACAAGGCGCTGGACCACACCATTCCGGACGATCTGAAGAGCGAGGACCTCCAGGATCTGATCGCCTGGCTGGGCGAGATGGTCCGGCAGGTCGACTCCAGCCTGCTGGACGAGTGGGAGCAGCTGGCCAATCCCGAGGTGGAGACCGCGGAGGAGGCCCAGGAGAAGGCCGACCAGGTCAAGCCGGTCACGGCGAACGCCCGCGCCTTCCGTGTGCTCGTGCGGAACGCCATGTTCCGTCGGGTGGAGCTGGCCGCGCTGGACCAGGTCGCCGAGCTGGGCGCGCTCGACGCCGAGTCCGGCTGGGACGAGGACGCCTGGGGAGAGGCGATGGACGCGTACTGGGACGAGTACGACGACCTCGGCACCGGGCCGGACGCGCGCGGACCGAAGCTGCTGTCGATCGAGGAGGACCCCGGGCACGGGCTGTGGCGGGTCCGGCAGACGTTCGCCGACCCCAACGGCGATCATGACTGGGGCATCAGCGCGGAGGTCGATCTGGCGGCCTCCGACGAAGAGGGCCTGGCCGTGGTCCGGGTCACGTCCGTCGGCCAGCTGTGA
- a CDS encoding acyl-CoA thioesterase, giving the protein MTNAAENPPAAAGSAGSGPADRPAEASPAEVSPAERLVDLLDLEQIEVNIFRGLSPNESLQRVFGGQVAGQALVAAGRTTDGARPVHSLHAYFLRPGIPGVPIVYQVERVRDGRSFTTRRVTAVQRGRTIFNLTASFHQPEEAGFEHQLPPRLDFPEPETLPNVSDEIREHLGALPETLERMARRQPFDIRYVDRLRWTEEETKEADPRSAVWMRAVGPLGDDPLVHTCALTYASDMTLLDAVRIPVEPLWGPRGFDMASLDHAMWFHRPFRTDEWFLYDQESPVATGGRGLARGRIYDRQGRLLVSVVQEGLFRRLGG; this is encoded by the coding sequence ATGACCAACGCCGCCGAGAACCCTCCCGCCGCAGCCGGCTCCGCCGGGTCCGGCCCCGCGGACCGTCCCGCGGAGGCCAGTCCCGCGGAGGTCAGTCCCGCGGAGCGGCTCGTCGATCTGCTCGATCTGGAGCAGATCGAGGTCAACATCTTCCGCGGGCTGAGCCCCAACGAGTCCCTCCAGCGGGTCTTCGGAGGGCAGGTCGCGGGCCAGGCCCTGGTCGCGGCGGGCAGGACGACGGACGGCGCCCGTCCGGTCCACTCGCTGCACGCCTACTTCCTGCGGCCGGGCATCCCCGGGGTGCCGATCGTGTACCAGGTCGAACGGGTCAGGGACGGCCGGTCGTTCACCACCCGCAGGGTCACGGCCGTCCAGCGGGGCCGCACGATCTTCAATCTGACGGCGTCCTTCCACCAGCCCGAGGAGGCCGGCTTCGAACACCAGCTGCCGCCCCGGCTGGACTTCCCGGAACCGGAGACCCTGCCGAACGTCAGCGACGAGATCCGCGAGCACCTGGGCGCGCTGCCCGAGACGCTGGAGCGGATGGCCCGGCGCCAGCCCTTCGACATCCGCTACGTGGACCGGCTCCGCTGGACCGAGGAGGAGACCAAGGAGGCGGACCCCCGCAGCGCGGTGTGGATGCGCGCCGTCGGCCCGCTGGGCGACGACCCGCTGGTGCACACGTGCGCGCTGACGTACGCCTCGGACATGACACTGCTGGACGCGGTCCGCATCCCGGTGGAGCCGCTGTGGGGGCCCCGCGGCTTCGACATGGCCTCGCTGGACCACGCCATGTGGTTCCACCGGCCGTTCCGCACGGACGAATGGTTCCTGTACGACCAGGAGTCCCCGGTCGCCACGGGCGGCCGGGGACTGGCGCGCGGCCGGATCTACGACCGGCAGGGCCGGTTGCTCGTCTCGGTCGTGCAGGAGGGACTGTTCCGCAGGCTGGGCGGCTGA